The Verrucomicrobiia bacterium region CAGCAGACAAAATTCCACCTCGAAATGCTGGTTGACGATGGCCGCGCCTTTCTTGAAGAACAAGCTGTCGCCGCGTTTGGCCGCCCAGACGCCGTCGGCCGTTTCCCAGGTTTTTTTGCCGGAAATCACGTTCACCAGATAATCGT contains the following coding sequences:
- a CDS encoding AraC family transcriptional regulator, whose product is MLDLYEAVRQNPGINKLEIGDFLFAEYTCGIGHERVGMWARNDYLVNVISGKKTWETADGVWAAKRGDSLFFKKGAAIVNQHFEVEFCLL